From Hoeflea sp. 108:
CATGGCGACGGTGTGACAGGCCAATCACTGTTGCGTTATGGCAACAATGCTGTCCTATGGATGGCTAACCAATTGTAACTAAACCTTCCAGTGAGGGCAGGATCAGCGACGGTGGAAGATCCCGATACTCGTCGGGCTGGTCGCTGCGATTTATCCAGACAGTGCGGAAACCGAACTTGGAAGCGCCTGCAATGTCCCAGCGGTTGGACGACTGGAATGACACGGCATCGGGATAGAGGCGCCAGCTGCTGCAGACCAGGTCGTAGACCGACTGGTCCGTCTTGAAGCGGCGCACGGCATCGACCGAGAAGATCTCGTCGAGGATGAGATCGAGGCCGGCCGAGCGCACTGCAGCTTCCAGCATCGCCGGCGAGCCGTTTGAAAGGATCGCGAGCCGGGCGCCATTGTCCTTCAAATTGCGCAGGACAGCAGGCACCTCCGGATAGCAGTCGAGCTGCCAATAGGCATCGAGCAGCTTGCTGCGCAGCGCCGGGTCTGCTGAGGGCACCTTGCGGAAGGCGAAATCGAGGGCCTGTTCGGTAAGCTGCCAGAAATCGCTATAGGCGCCCATCAGCGTCCGCACCCAGGAATATTCGAGCTGCTTGGCCCGCCATATGTCGGACAGCAGCTGGCCGTCGGGCCCGATGTCCTGGGCGTGCCTGCGGACGGCGGCGTGGACGTCGAACAGGGTGCCGTAGGCGTCGAATATGTAGGCAGAGTGGCGCATGTTCGTGGTTTTCCAACGACTTGCCGCGCAGTGCAAGCCGAACTGTCGACTGGCTCCAACAAATCGGCGGCCTGCCCGTTGACGGGGCGGGCCAAAGTCTCTTCCATTGCAGCCATCAAGGAAATGACGGGACAACCAAGATGACGCTAGCGGCGGCTGCACAATCGACCACCTGGACCTATGTCGACGGTGACTGGTACGAGGGCAACGTGGCGATCGTCGGGCCGCGCAGTCACGCCATGTGGCTTGGCTCGACCGTATTCGACGGCGCGCGCTGGTTCGAGGGCGTGGCGCCCGATCTCGATGCGCATTCGCGCCGCGTCAACGCCTCGGCGATAGCACTCGGCCTCAAGCCGACCATGTCGCCTGAGACGATTGCAGGCCTGACCTGGGATGGCCTCAAGAAATTCGACGGCAAGACGGCGGTCTATATCCGCCCGATGTATTGGGCCGAGCATGGCGGCTACATGGGCGTGCCGGCCGATCCGGCTTCGACGCGTTTTTGCCTGTGCCTTTACGAGTCGCCGATGATGGAGCCGACGGGCTTCTCGATCGGCCTTTCGCCGTTCCGCCGGCCGACGCTCGAAACCATGCCCACCAATGCCAAGGCAGGCTGCCTCTATCCGAATAACGGGCGCGCCATCCTGGAAGCCAAGATGCGCGGCTTCGACAATGCGCTGGTGCTCGACATGCTGGGCAATGTCGCCGAGACCGGCTCCTCCAACATTTTCCTGGTCAAGAATGGCGTGGTGTTTACGCCTGCGCCGAACGGGACCTTTCTGTCGGGCATCACGCGCAGCCGCGCCATGTCGCTGCTTGCCGAAAAGGGCATGACGGTCGTCGAGAAGACGCTGTCGGTGCGCGAGTTTCTTGAGGCGGACGAAATCTTCTCGACCGGCAACCACTCCAAGGTGGTCCCGATCACCCGTATCGAAGATCGAATTCTCCAGCCCGGACCGGTAGCAAAAAAGTCGCGCGAGCTATATTGGGAGTGGGCCCACTCGACCGGCAAGGCCTGAGTGCAGACAAAGAAAAAACCCGTTTCGCATCTGTTGCCGCATCCTGTGGCAACCTATCTCTACCCGGCATAGACATGCCGTGAATTGCCAGCAAGGGAGTATGAACCATGGCTTTTGAATTGCCCGCATTGCCCTACGACTACGAGGCGCTGCAGCCCTTCATGTCGAAGGAGACGCTGGAATTCCATCACGACAAGCACCACAAGGCTTATGTCGACAACGGCAACAAGCTGGCAGCGGAAGCCGGCATGGAAAACCTGTCGCTCGAAGAGGTGGTGAAGCAGTCGTTCGGCAAGCATGCCGGCCTGTTCAATAACGCTGCCCAGCACTATAACCACGTCCACTTCTGGAAGTGGATGAAGAAGGCTGGCGGTGGCAACAAGCTGCCGGGTGCCCTGCAGAAGGCGATCGACTCGGATCTCGGCGGCTACGACAAGTTCAAGGCTGATTTCATCGCTGCCGGCACCACCCAGTTCGGCTCGGGCTGGGCCTGGCTTTCGGTCAAGGGCGGTAAGCTCGAAATCTCGAAGACCCCGAACGGCGAGAACCCGCTGGTTCACGGCGCGACCCCGATCCTGGGCGTCGACGTGTGGGAGCACTCCTACTACATCGACTACCGCAATGCCCGTCCGAAGTACCTCGAGGCGTTCGTCGACAGCCTGATCAACTGGGACTACGTGCTCGAGCTCTACGAAAAGGCTTGAGCCCAGATCGTTTTTCCAGGCCGCATCCAGTGATGCGGTCCGGTGAAGACCTGACATTTTTCCGAAACCCCGGCCACGGCCGGGGTTTTTGCGTTTAGAACGGGCTTTCCGGGAATGTCTGAAAAAGACTAACAGTCACGGAAGCGTGAAGAGAATTCCGGGACGAACTGGGCCAGTTTCCCCGTTGGCTCAAGGCAGCATTGTTGCAACCCGGAGAGGACCTTATGAAAAAGATCGTACTTGCCGTCGCGGCGCTCGCGCTCGTTACCACGGCGGCGTTTGCCGATATCATCGCTGATCGCAAGGCGGTCATGAAGGAGAATGCCAAGGATGTCGGCGTGCTCGTGAAGATGGTGAAGGGCGAAGCTCCCTTCGATGCGGCAGCCGTCCTGGCGGCGCTGACCGCGCTCAACGACAACGTCCAGAAGATCGATGTTGCGGCGTCGTTCCCCGTCGGCAGCGACAAGGGCGACACAACAGCCTCGCCGAAGATCTGGGAAGACGCAGCAGGCTTCCAGGCAGCCGTCGACAAGTTCAAGGCAGTGACCGCAGCCGCAGTCGCAGCGCCCGCCCAGGACATCGATGCGCTGAAGGCCCAGGTAGGCACGATTGGCCAGACCTGCGGCGCCTGCCACGAAACCTACCGCGTGAAGAAGGGCTGATCGCCTTCGGATGGCTATCATCAAGAAGCTTGCAATCGCGGCTCTGGCGCTTGGCGGCGTCGGAGCCGTTGCATTCTGGTGGCTGACAGTGCCTGAAAGGCTCGCGCCGGAGACCGTTGCGGCACTCGGTACGGGTGATGCGATGCGGGGGCAACGCATCTTTGATGCCGGCGGATGCGCCTCCTGTCATGCCAAGCCGAAGGCTGACGGCGACGCCCGTCTGCAGCTCGCCGGTGGTGTCGAACTCAAGACCGATTTCGGCACTTTCGTCGCGCCGAACATCTCGTCCGATCCCAATGATGGGATCGGCGCTTGGTCGATCGAGGACTTCGCCAACGCCATGCTGAAAGGCGTGGCGCGAAACGGAGACCATCTCTATCCGGCCTTTCCCTACACATCCTACGCGCGCATGAAGCCGGCTGACGTGGCCGATCTCTATGCCTTCATGAAGACGCTTCCTGCGGTGCAGGGCAGGGCGGCCGACCACCAATTGGTATTCCCGTTCAGCGTCCGTCGGGGGCTCGGGCTGTGGAAGCAACTCTACCTCAGCAACGAACCGGTGGTGGCGATGGCCGACGGCACTCCGGAAAAGGTGCTTCGGGGGAGAGATCTGGTCGAAGGTGCCGGACATTGCGGCGAGTGCCATACGCCGCGTAGTCTTGCCGGCGGCACGGAGAAGGGCCAGTGGCTCGCCGGCGCCAAGGCCGCCGAAGGTGGCGGCGTGGTGCCCAACATCACGCCCGAGGGCAAGGGCATCAGCGGATGGTCGGAGGGCGATATCGCCGGCTATCTCGAAACCGGCTTCACCCCCGAATTCGATTCCGTCGGCGGCACCATGGTCGAAGTGCAGAAGAACATGGCCAGGCTGAGCGCCGACGACCGGGAGGCGATCGCCGCCTATCTCAAGACGATACCGGGGCATCCCAACGGTTTTGCTGCGCCGCAGCCGAAGCCTACCGACTGATATCCAAGGCAGATTCATCAATGAAAACGGCCCGGACCTTATGGTTCCGGGCCGTTTCATTTTGGTGTCGGAGCCTATGGTCAGGCGATGCCCGCCACCTTCAGCGCGAATGCGTAGTTGAAGGCGACCTCCTCCAGTCTGGAGAAACGGCCCGAAGCGCCGGCATGGCCTGAATCCATGTTGATCTTGAAGAGCACCGGGCTCTCGCCTGCCTTGCGTTCGCGCAACCGGGCGGCCCACTTGGCCGGCTCCCAGTAGGTGACGCGCGGGTCGGTCAGGCCGGCCACCGCCAGGATCGGCGGATAGTCGAGTGCGGCGACATTGTCGTATGGCGAGTAGGCCGCGATGGTCTGGTAATCCGCCACAGATGCGATCGGATTGCCCCATTCGGGCCATTCCGGCGGCGTCAACGGCAAGGTGTCGTCGAGCATGGTGGTCAGCACGTCGACAAAGGGCACCTCCGCGATGATGCCGGCGAAGGCATCGGGCGCCATATTGGCCACCGCGCCCATCAGCATGCCGCCGGCCGAACCGCCCTGGGCGACGATGCGGTCGTGCGAGGTGTAGCGCTCGGCGACGAGATGGTGGGCGCAGGCGATGAAATCGGTGAAGGTGTTTTGCTTCGCCGCCCGCTTGCCGTCCTCATACCAGGCGTAACCCTTGTCCTTGCCGCCGCGGATATGGGCGATGGCATAGACGAAGCCACGGTCGACCAGCGACAGACAGTTGGTGTTAAATGAGGCAGGGATGGTGATGCCATAGGAGCCGTAGCCGTAGAGCAGGCAGGGAGCAGAGCCGTCCAGCGGCGTGTCGCGCCGGTGGATCAGCGAGATCGGCACCAGTTCGCCATCGTGGGCGGGGGCCATCAGGCGGCGCGT
This genomic window contains:
- a CDS encoding cytochrome c, giving the protein MKKIVLAVAALALVTTAAFADIIADRKAVMKENAKDVGVLVKMVKGEAPFDAAAVLAALTALNDNVQKIDVAASFPVGSDKGDTTASPKIWEDAAGFQAAVDKFKAVTAAAVAAPAQDIDALKAQVGTIGQTCGACHETYRVKKG
- a CDS encoding haloacid dehalogenase type II; this translates as MRHSAYIFDAYGTLFDVHAAVRRHAQDIGPDGQLLSDIWRAKQLEYSWVRTLMGAYSDFWQLTEQALDFAFRKVPSADPALRSKLLDAYWQLDCYPEVPAVLRNLKDNGARLAILSNGSPAMLEAAVRSAGLDLILDEIFSVDAVRRFKTDQSVYDLVCSSWRLYPDAVSFQSSNRWDIAGASKFGFRTVWINRSDQPDEYRDLPPSLILPSLEGLVTIG
- a CDS encoding branched-chain amino acid aminotransferase — translated: MTLAAAAQSTTWTYVDGDWYEGNVAIVGPRSHAMWLGSTVFDGARWFEGVAPDLDAHSRRVNASAIALGLKPTMSPETIAGLTWDGLKKFDGKTAVYIRPMYWAEHGGYMGVPADPASTRFCLCLYESPMMEPTGFSIGLSPFRRPTLETMPTNAKAGCLYPNNGRAILEAKMRGFDNALVLDMLGNVAETGSSNIFLVKNGVVFTPAPNGTFLSGITRSRAMSLLAEKGMTVVEKTLSVREFLEADEIFSTGNHSKVVPITRIEDRILQPGPVAKKSRELYWEWAHSTGKA
- a CDS encoding cytochrome c — translated: MAIIKKLAIAALALGGVGAVAFWWLTVPERLAPETVAALGTGDAMRGQRIFDAGGCASCHAKPKADGDARLQLAGGVELKTDFGTFVAPNISSDPNDGIGAWSIEDFANAMLKGVARNGDHLYPAFPYTSYARMKPADVADLYAFMKTLPAVQGRAADHQLVFPFSVRRGLGLWKQLYLSNEPVVAMADGTPEKVLRGRDLVEGAGHCGECHTPRSLAGGTEKGQWLAGAKAAEGGGVVPNITPEGKGISGWSEGDIAGYLETGFTPEFDSVGGTMVEVQKNMARLSADDREAIAAYLKTIPGHPNGFAAPQPKPTD
- a CDS encoding superoxide dismutase, giving the protein MAFELPALPYDYEALQPFMSKETLEFHHDKHHKAYVDNGNKLAAEAGMENLSLEEVVKQSFGKHAGLFNNAAQHYNHVHFWKWMKKAGGGNKLPGALQKAIDSDLGGYDKFKADFIAAGTTQFGSGWAWLSVKGGKLEISKTPNGENPLVHGATPILGVDVWEHSYYIDYRNARPKYLEAFVDSLINWDYVLELYEKA